The DNA window GGGTGGAGAAGAGATAAATATAATAAGTGAATAAACTGTATGAAAACATCTCATTTCCCTTTGCTAGCCAATCAATGGATGCCAGAATAAAACATCTCCTGGCTGCTAATTGGTAAATGCAGGAGAAGATGGATGGATTCATTTCTATAATTGATAATTGAGGCTTCCCTCATGGATCACAGGAGACTCGAAGCTGTTAGGTTTATAAGACAAAGTGCCAGAGAAGCTGCACCATACGTCACTGTCACTGCTTCATATGtagctgctgcagttttctAATGATTAACAgatttatttagtttagtttcagCAACACACCATTTCATTCTGTGCTTGTAGttggatgaaaaacaaacattttaaatattagaTAGAAAAACAACTTTCAACATTTCTCCCAAATTCCAGATTCAACAGACACTGGAATGAAGGGGCTGCCATACGTATagagatggaaacaaacacaaattagtTGGTTATTGAGTATTTATTATTCATGGGTTATTATTTGATACCATAAGTACGTTTATATTGTGTAATTCTGGTTCAGGGGTATGACTTGTGAACATGGATGCATCCTTACCTGcttaatacatttataatcaAGCAAGACAATATTAACACGTCACTAAAATGAGTCAAACGTTGTCACCTGAATTCCTTTCAAATAGAACTTTCTAAAACCTTAAAGCACATATGTTTTCTGCCctgatatttatttcaatttattatACAAATTGTACAAATCTATTCCACAGAGGGAGCGGATTCTCAACATCGAAAGAATCTGCAACCTGCTTCGCCGAGTGAGTAATCGCTGTTGCTCACCTGCTGCCGGCGGATGACTAAAACAGAACCCCCTCAGACAACCATGAACATTTGTCTGTCTGACCATTGTGAGGACCATGGCGTACTCTGATTCATTTCACACGTAGCCCATCCTCACCGCCCGCCATCactgctctgcacacacacacacacagcagtggagATCAATGGTACAGTGCACTGGGTTCTGTGCCTGTTgtgatttgatttcttttctcatttcgGTGATTTAACAAAAAGAACTCAAGGTCTCTACAAGTGGTCATGCTCTTTTTTCTGCTCTCCTGTGAAGCCACTGATTTGCAGATGTTTGCAAATATGGatttattgattcattattttccaAGTGCATCTGATAGTTAACCACTCCATCAAACTATAATTGAAGAAGAAATTAGATGATACATATACTTTTAATACCATTGCTGTAGTGCAATAATGGTTATAATAGCATATCTGCTGCAGAGGGGGATGATGGGCAAGGATGTTAACTGTGTAGCAtgatgttaaaaaatatatatctgatCAGAATAGAGGGCTGATCAGTTTTCCAGCAATtcaaatcaggcatgtttaggggactgatatctatgagtgtgtgaaaattGGTGCAGATTCAGGTAGAAATCCTGttaggccttggtggaggtatacacTCTCCTCATTTTTACTCCCCATGTTAATGACATCATGTTAATGCCAACTCAGCCCTGAGGCTTATGTTGCCCTGTTTATAGAGACGCTGTACTTGTCCAGTCACTAACCTGTCATGTTAAACAAGAAAATCTGCTGGTTTAAGTGTTATTTCTTTAAAGCAGctaaaaatcaatatttttctgTTAACAATCTTTGTGTAATACAAAGGGGTCACCTCTGTGTGAACTCACAAAGGGTAATCTCCCAATTCTGCTATTTCCCTCAGCTCCACAGAACATCTGAGTGCAGTGGGCAGCTGCTCTCAGTCAATAATCTATGACAAATCCACTGTGCACTATGCTCAGGACCAAACAACAGACAGTAAATCTTGGCACATACCTGGTGAGCATGGTTATGTTTTAAGATGCTCCAGCACCAGGTTTTATAGCCTTTAGAGTTGTGagtaaaagcaaaacagaaacagagttaGTGTAAGAGTTAGATTAGAGTTACAACATGAACATCAGTCATACCCACCATTTTTCTATCACTGTTTGCCTTCCTAACGATAATCAATAACTAATAACTAATGATAACCAATAAACTCTTGAATTCACCTCTAATTTTTGATCACTTTTAAAGTTCCATCCCGCCACCCTAAAAACCTGTCTACATCCTGTatgctttttgttgtgtttttgctgcagtgtAATTATCTCATCACTAAATAATGTGCAGCCCTAtaaaaagactgtgtgtgtgtgtgtgtgtgtgtgttctggttaGTTGGTGGTCCCAGAATACTCCATCCACGGACTCTTCTGTCTGATGTTCATGTGTGCTGGAGAGTGGGTCACACTCGGCCTGAATATCCCACTGCTCTTCTACCATCTGTGGAGGTACAGTCCCAGAACAGATGTCTGACACGCTTCCATTGCTCTGGTGGCTGAATAAGCCAAACCTCACTGctttttttcaggttttttcaCCGGCCAGCTGacgggtcagaggtcatgtaCGATCCGGTCAGTGTGATGAACGCCGACATCCTCAACTACTGCCAGAAGGAGTCGTGGTGTAAACTGGGCTTTTATCTGCTCTCTTTCTTCTATTATCTCTACAGGTATGTACAAAATcacaatctttttattttttagtaatCCTTGCAGTTTGTTGTGATATTATGTGAACTTAAAAAGTTGTGAACTAAGCAGCACAATACATTTTCTGTCCCTACTTCTTTTGCCATGGTCTGTTTCCTGCTGAAGTATGGTCTATGCCTTGGTGAGCTTTTAACTCACAGGAgatctggagagaaaaaaagggaaatatctGTAAGAAAGACCCAGAAGAATGACCGGAGACTTCaacttttcctctctccataTTCCCATCCCTGGCTTGGATTTCCAACAGTCAGAACAAGGACAAACCAAGACCAAGCTGAGTGATGATGTGAATGTAAAGGCTCCGCTCGATTATGTTGCTTTATCCCAGTTTCTGCTGTCGGTCAGCCAGACGAAGTTTCGGAGGatggaaatgaaacagaatgaGGACGCAGCAAGTGTTTATGTTGCCTTTGATCATTATCAGATTTTAACAATATGAAGGGCtggagtttttttccccccatgcTGCTCTTACCGATACAGTCGCTCAACTCACTGTGAATCTCCAAACACTTTGGAAAAGGAAATAATACGTGTGCATTCTGTGAGTTTGAAAACCCACTCAAAGTAGGATTGTGTTGGTTTCATTCCATGTGTAAAATAATTGCTTTGATTGTGTTACAGGTTAATACAACTGTAAGAAACAGGTTAAATAGTGCAGGAGAACTCTAACACGTTGTAAGAAACACTGGAGGCCTTGCAGGGAAATAACACTTTTAACCAGGATGGAAATAAAGCATTGGCTAAGACATCGTTGTCTTGATGACAACCTCCACCAGAAGTTGAATTTCACACTGTAATTAAAGCATCAAATTAATAATCATAAGTTTGACTGTAAGAGTCAATGCTTTGTGATGTGTATTTAAATAAGTTAAAGTCCATAGCTTTGAGGGCCTATTATTCCAGGTTCATGCTTTCTGAGGAGCTTCATGCTCAGGCATAtaacttaaatatataaaaaacattgtgccaaatttaaaaaagaagtcaattcaaagtgaaaataaaaatgatgaatatCTTTGTCGACATGCTGTGTTGTTACTGCCAGGccatgacttttattttttcactcttAAACAAAGATTTTGGCGCAATGTTTTTTACTTGAAAAAGTAGAAACTTAGTTCTGTTGTaattctttttgtgtgtgcagggagcGCCTTATTCCTATTTCCTATTCCTAGTGACGTTTACTCTTAATCATCTGCATCTATACTATAGTCATTTTAGCACAGCAGCTCTTCTCTGATATGAGGTAGAATATAGAAAATCCCATGTAcaaaaagcaatttaaaaacagaaaactatcAATGTAATAGGATTCATGAGTCGATGCAGTTTTATTAAGTGTATGTATTAATAGAGAGTGGGACACAAGTGACACATGAGACAACAAGGACTCTATGACAGCGTCTCAGTTATTAAAGAAGTATAAGGACAGTGAAGTTGCTTCAATTCATCTAAAATCATATTATCAAGGTTTTAAGGGACGGACATTATAAAACATTGAGGTTGCTGATGACCAAGATATGTAAACAGTGAAGCCTTTTCTCAGCTGGTGCTGCCTTTGTTATCATGTGTTCCGATTTCTTCTAGATATATCCTCATTATCTCAGCTAAGCAGTGGTAGTAGTTGTAGGTTTCTAGCCCTATTTTGTACTTGACAGTGGCTGAGAATagacacagaataaaaacaaatcagttcAATCTGGGTTTTTGTTCTGATTTGCACCAAGTTGAAAACAGTCATAGATATTCACctcctaaatatgcctgatttaaaaaagaaatcatagCCCATgcattattccctgagaaaatggcaaaataacaataatggcactcagtggagtaaatacctccaccaagaccaaCCCAAATTTCACAAAGTAATTTACCTAAAC is part of the Paralichthys olivaceus isolate ysfri-2021 chromosome 15, ASM2471397v2, whole genome shotgun sequence genome and encodes:
- the cnih2 gene encoding protein cornichon homolog 2 isoform X1, with protein sequence MAFTFAAFCYMLTLVLCAALIFFVIWQIIAFDELRTDFKNPIDQSNPTRARERILNIERICNLLRRLVVPEYSIHGLFCLMFMCAGEWVTLGLNIPLLFYHLWRFFHRPADGSEVMYDPVSVMNADILNYCQKESWCKLGFYLLSFFYYLYSMVYALVSF
- the cnih2 gene encoding protein cornichon homolog 2 isoform X2; the encoded protein is MAFTFAAFCYMLTLVLCAALIFFVIWQIIAFDELRTDFKNPIDQSNPTRALVVPEYSIHGLFCLMFMCAGEWVTLGLNIPLLFYHLWRFFHRPADGSEVMYDPVSVMNADILNYCQKESWCKLGFYLLSFFYYLYSMVYALVSF